A stretch of Planococcus citri chromosome 5, ihPlaCitr1.1, whole genome shotgun sequence DNA encodes these proteins:
- the LOC135849347 gene encoding esterase FE4-like, producing the protein MSLIVEVKQGKLKGKHNTSSLSGKKYYTFSGIPYGKPPVCDLRFRPPEPAEKWEGIFDATYEKEICMQKDEFLGGDINGSEDCLFLNINTPEDPSTIKTPKAVMVFIHGGAYFFGSGSERWYSADYLIEQDVIVVTLNYRLHALGFLNLGIPECPGNAGLRDQALALKWVKENIAQFGGDANNVTLFGESAGASSVHFLMLSPLTKGLFHKAIVQSGSALAPWALSYDYESIAQELGQKLNFPGGSVHELLDFLKKQDASELTRASYLMRLELVDRHPGRASAVPFAPSVETLKDGAFLPDIPEKLLENVDPIPIIYGVTNKEGILFCKLTSTDTVDKLKTDFSIILRNNFKIHPALVSDLGDKIKKYYFGDKEVDFGEEVFDLYTDLFFYRFYDSIENLTKSSTPPFVYEFCYDGNLNVYKKFIAAGVYPEAKGACHADEIPYIFSLKVLPNAPPLVGDDLKVIQNMTSLWANFAKNGNPKQDLWKPSTSSEPRYLRIDRELTLVEGKVYGKRLQFLRDLLDPVIQSHSIF; encoded by the exons atgtctctaaTAGTTGAGGTGAAACAAGGTAAACTTAAAGGAAAACACAACACTTCGTCGTTGAGtggtaaaaaatattatactttTTCGGGTATACCTTATGGTAAACCACCTGTCTGCGATTTACGATTtcga ccTCCAGAACCAGCTGAGAAATGGGAAGGCATATTCGACGCAACTTACGAAAAAGAGATCTGCATGCAAAAGGATGAATTTTTAGGGGGTGATATTAACGGATCCGAAGATTGCCTTTTTCTCAATATAAATACTCCGGAG gATCCTAGCACTATAAAAACCCCTAAAGCTGTCATGGTTTTTATTCACGGAGGTGCTTACTTTTTTGGATCTGGTTCAGAGAGATGGTATTCGGCTGATTATTTGATCGAACAAGATGTCATTGTGGTTACATTGAATTACAGACTACATGCACTCG GATTTCTAAACCTAGGCATACCAGAATGTCCTGGAAATGCTGGCCTGAGAGATCAAGCCCTGGCCTTGAAATGGGTCAAAGAAAACATAGCACAGTTCGGAGGAGATGCCAATAATGTTACCCTGTTCGGTGAAAGTGCCGGAGCATCTTCAGTTCATTTCCTCATGTTATCTCCTCTCACCAAAG GATTATTCCACAAAGCGATCGTACAAAGTGGTTCTGCATTGGCACCCTGGGCATTATCATACGATTACGAATCAATAGCTCAAGAACTCGgccaaaaactcaattttcccGGAGGAAGTGTACACGAATTActagatttcttgaaaaagcaGGATGCCTCCGAATTGACTCGAGCCAGTTACTTAATGAGACTTGAACTCGTTGAT AGACATCCAGGCAGAGCGAGTGCGGTTCCATTTGCTCCTTCGGTGGAAACTCTCAAAGATGGAGCCTTCCTTCCTGACATACCAGAGAAGCTTTTAGAAAACGTCGATCCAATACCAATCATTTATGGCGTCACTAACAAGGAAGGGATCTTATTTTGCAAAC TGACCTCGACAGATACGGTGGATAAATTAAAAACcgatttttctatcattttgagaaataatttcaaaatccatcCTGCCCTTGTATCAGATCTAGGTGATAAAATCAAGAAGTATTATTTCGGCGATAAGGAAGTAGATTTCGGTGAAGAAGTTTTTGat CTTTACACGGATTTGTTTTTCTATCGATTTTACGACAGTATTGAAAATCTTACGAAATCATCGACTCCTCCGTTCGTTTACGAGTTTTGTTACGATGGTAATTTAAAcgtgtataaaaaatttatcgcAGCTGGTGTTTATCCTGAAGCTAAAG GAGCCTGCCACGCTGATGAAATTCCttacattttttcactgaaagTACTCCCGAATGCGCCACCTTTAGTTGGAGATGACCTCAAAGTGATCCAGAATATGACCTCTCTTTGggcaaattttgccaaaaatgg GAATCCTAAACAAGATTTATGGAAACCTTCCACCTCCAGTGAACCTCGTTACTTAAGAATTGATCGCGAGTTGACCTTAGTTGAAGGAAAAGTCTATGGGAAACGATTGCAGTTTTTGAGAGATTTATTGGATCCGGTGATCCAGTCTCATAGCATATTCTAA